A portion of the Microlunatus phosphovorus NM-1 genome contains these proteins:
- a CDS encoding DUF2975 domain-containing protein, producing MLIWRLLANAAAGDFFSVRAVRYVRGIGWLLIVGCVLEAILGLLATAAQHGYSIQQFGTGAHLALRADGGFDFLQLALGGLVLLLAELFRRGAIIETEHRPSDAHRDPARS from the coding sequence ATGTTGATCTGGCGGCTACTCGCGAACGCAGCGGCGGGAGACTTCTTCAGTGTTCGCGCCGTGCGGTATGTGCGTGGCATCGGGTGGTTGCTGATCGTCGGGTGCGTCCTCGAGGCGATACTTGGACTTCTCGCGACCGCGGCTCAGCACGGGTACTCGATACAGCAATTCGGCACCGGGGCCCACCTGGCCTTGCGGGCCGATGGCGGCTTCGACTTCTTGCAACTCGCTCTCGGAGGACTGGTCCTCCTCCTCGCCGAACTCTTCCGCCGCGGCGCGATCATCGAAACCGAGCACAGGCCGTCTGATGCCCATCGTGATCCGGCTCGATCCTGA
- a CDS encoding beta-1,6-N-acetylglucosaminyltransferase, translating into MSSVFLVLAHRDPDQLARILGELVGSSRRVYVHVDAQVELAPFQTVVAHRLGSLAGEVRWVADRVAVRWGGLSVVKATFGAARQALAEGPVSRATLLSGSCHLVRPVTDLELLDPSVEYLRIDRTVSPAGGYQAEKLGRWWFNDSRLLAGLGGRLPRRWPSGLPPIRQGAQWWSLTGECLAYLLAAAGHHRELLAALRFAHCPDELIVPTLLADSPYGDRVSQRFDLDPAAGEQVDLHGLHYLRWSDDAWSPAWLTAADLPAIRASGAHFARKVDSARSADLLAQLT; encoded by the coding sequence GTGTCGAGCGTCTTCCTCGTTCTGGCCCACCGCGATCCCGACCAGCTCGCCCGAATCTTGGGCGAGCTGGTCGGGTCGTCTCGGCGGGTATACGTCCACGTCGACGCCCAGGTGGAGCTCGCGCCGTTCCAGACGGTGGTCGCTCATCGGCTCGGATCGCTGGCCGGTGAGGTCCGCTGGGTGGCCGACCGGGTTGCGGTGCGTTGGGGCGGGCTCTCTGTGGTCAAGGCGACCTTCGGTGCGGCGCGGCAGGCCCTGGCCGAGGGTCCGGTGTCGAGAGCCACACTGCTGAGCGGCTCCTGTCACCTGGTGCGGCCGGTCACTGATCTCGAGCTGCTCGACCCCAGCGTGGAGTATCTGCGGATTGATCGCACGGTTTCCCCAGCTGGTGGTTATCAGGCCGAGAAGCTGGGCCGTTGGTGGTTCAACGACTCGCGCCTACTGGCCGGGCTGGGCGGTCGGCTGCCGCGGCGTTGGCCAAGCGGCCTGCCACCGATCCGGCAGGGTGCGCAATGGTGGTCGTTGACCGGGGAGTGTCTGGCGTACCTGCTGGCCGCGGCCGGGCACCATCGCGAGCTGCTGGCGGCACTGCGGTTCGCGCACTGTCCCGACGAGCTGATCGTGCCTACGCTGCTCGCAGACTCGCCGTACGGTGATCGGGTATCGCAGCGTTTCGATCTCGACCCGGCGGCGGGGGAGCAGGTGGACCTGCATGGGCTGCACTATCTCCGCTGGTCCGACGACGCCTGGTCACCTGCCTGGCTGACCGCGGCCGACCTGCCCGCGATCCGGGCCAGCGGCGCCCACTTCGCCCGCAAGGTCGACTCCGCCCGCTCCGCTGACCTACTGGCCCAGCTCACCTGA